From the Zonotrichia albicollis isolate bZonAlb1 chromosome Z, bZonAlb1.hap1, whole genome shotgun sequence genome, one window contains:
- the LOC141727273 gene encoding serine/threonine-protein kinase PAK 3-like has protein sequence MVMKMNRNLNLVKYLDSYFQGEELWLVLEYMDGGALSDIISRTYLCEDEAAAISRECLQGLDFLHSNHIIHQDVKSRNILLKTDGSVKLADFGLFAPLTPEQSRRSSVAGTAGWLAPEVVTGQPHGPKVDIWSLGIVGIEMVEREVPYWNATPVLDRKFSVQWLDV, from the exons ATGGTCATGAAAATGAATAGGAATCTCAACCTTGTCAAGTATTTAGACAG ctactttCAGGGGGAGGAACTCTGGCTGGTGCTGGAGTACATGGACGGAGGCGCCCTGAGCGATATCATCAGCAGGACCTACCTGTGtgaagatgaggcagcagccatcagccgggag tgcctgcaaggactggattttctgcACTCGAACCACATCATTCACCAAGATGTGAAGAGCagaaacatccttctcaaaaccgacggttctgtcaagctgg ctgACTTTGGCCTCTTTGCTCCGCtcacccctgagcagagcagacggaGCTCCgtggctggcactgctgggtggctggcgcctgaagtggtgacaggccAACCAcatggccccaaagtggacatatggtctttgggAATTGTGGGCATCGAAATGGTGGAACGAGAAGTTCCTTACTGGAATGCAACTCCTGTCTTG GACAGGAAGTTTTCAGTGCAATGGTTGGATGTGTGA